The following are encoded together in the Buteo buteo chromosome 2, bButBut1.hap1.1, whole genome shotgun sequence genome:
- the PSMF1 gene encoding proteasome inhibitor PI31 subunit: MAGLEPLYAWALAAISRPQDALICGVHWELVRHGYRCLGAGDQPGPDERKSELLPAGWEANKEVYTLRYKSTDDARELLLKAIMVEDSMILNVMDRSSQKVADVTLAVADYINPEHLDDFHKVYKNTEELRTRIASGIIAPLGPPTEKAKKEPEAEKKDPDLHRDYDPLRIPPRQPTGTRAPSWPSPLSPFAVGGEDLDPLGGRSGGMIVDPLRSGFPQPGTDPSSGIPGRLPPGAVPPGARFDPFGPLGAGRSRPDPDHLPPPGYDDMFM, from the exons ATGGCGGGGCTAGAGCCGCTGTACGCCTGGGCGCTGGCCGCCATCTCCCGCCCGCAGGACGCGCTGATCTGCGGAGTTCACTGGGAGCTGGTTCGGCACGGTTACCGCTGCCTCGGCGCCGGCGACCAG CCAGGTCCTGATGAAAGGAAGTCTGAGCTGCTGCCCGCCGGCTGGGAAGCCAACAAGGAGGTGTATACGCTGCGCTACAAGTCCACAGATGATGCCCGTGAATTGCTGCTGAAGGCCATCATGGTGGAAGACAGTATGATCCTCAATGTCATG GATCGCAGTTCTCAGAAGGTGGCAGATGTGACCTTGGCAGTGGCTGACTACATCAACCCAGAGCACCTGGACGATTTCCACAA GGTGTACAAGAACACCGAGGAGCTGAGGACAAGGATTGCTTCAGGCATCATCGCTCCCCTTGGGCCCCCCACAGAAAAGGCCAAAAAGGAGCCGGAGGCTGAGAAGAAGGATCCTGACTTGCACCGGGATTATGACCCCCTCAGGATCCCTCCCCGGCAGCcaacaggcacaagagcaccGTCTTG GCCTTCCCCCTTGAGCCCCTTTGCTGTTGGTGGGGAAGACCTGGACCCTCTTGG agGTCGGAGTGGGGGAATGATCGTGGATCCTCTCCGGTCTGGCTTCCCACAGCCTGGCACTGACCCATCGTCGGGCATCCCAGGCCGGCTTCCCCCGGGAGCAGTTCCACCAGGCGCCAGATTTGACCCCTTTGGCCCATTAGGGGCTGGTAGATCCAG GCCAGATCCCGACCACCTTCCCCCTCCAGGCTATGATGACATGTTCATGTGA